The proteins below are encoded in one region of Limnochorda pilosa:
- a CDS encoding acyl-CoA dehydrogenase family protein, whose product MDVDLKLTDEQRQILEMVRELARERIAPGAGEWDEKDEFPWEVVDAYREAGLYGLAIPEAYGGVGASELTQVLVVEELAKVDAGSAIILAVQWLGALPILVAGSEEQKQRYLPRLATGEWLSAMGLTEPEAGSDVAGLQTRAVREPGGYRLTGQKKFITNGGVADVVTTFARTGGPGPKGISAFIVEKGYEGFSVGRIERKLGIRSSNTAELLFDDCRVPEENRIGEEGEGFSVAMRTLDRSRPSVAAQALGIAEGAFDAALQYAQERKAFGREIAQFQAIQFMLADMAMGIEAARGLVYRAAEMVEEEGRGGRRLVRANRYSSMAKCFASDMAMKVTTDAVQIFGGYGYIKDFPVERYMRDAKITQIYEGTNEIQRIVIARSYLSEGA is encoded by the coding sequence ATGGACGTGGACCTGAAGCTGACCGACGAGCAGCGGCAGATCCTGGAGATGGTGCGGGAGCTCGCGCGCGAGAGGATCGCTCCCGGCGCGGGCGAGTGGGACGAGAAGGACGAGTTCCCTTGGGAGGTGGTGGACGCCTACCGGGAGGCAGGGCTCTACGGCCTGGCCATTCCCGAAGCGTACGGGGGCGTGGGCGCCTCGGAGCTGACCCAGGTGCTGGTGGTGGAGGAGCTGGCCAAGGTGGACGCGGGCTCGGCCATCATCCTCGCGGTGCAGTGGCTGGGGGCGCTGCCCATCCTGGTGGCCGGCTCCGAGGAGCAGAAGCAGCGCTACCTGCCCAGGCTGGCCACCGGCGAGTGGCTCTCGGCCATGGGCCTCACCGAGCCCGAGGCGGGCTCCGACGTGGCCGGGCTCCAGACCCGGGCGGTGCGGGAGCCTGGCGGCTACCGCCTGACGGGACAGAAGAAGTTCATCACCAACGGCGGCGTGGCCGACGTGGTGACCACCTTCGCCCGCACGGGCGGGCCAGGGCCCAAGGGGATCTCGGCCTTCATTGTCGAGAAAGGTTATGAAGGCTTTTCCGTAGGCCGCATCGAAAGGAAACTCGGAATTCGCTCGTCGAACACCGCCGAGCTCCTCTTCGACGACTGCCGGGTGCCCGAGGAGAACCGCATCGGCGAGGAGGGCGAGGGCTTCTCCGTCGCCATGCGCACCCTGGACCGAAGCCGCCCGTCGGTGGCCGCCCAGGCCCTCGGGATCGCCGAAGGTGCTTTCGACGCGGCGCTCCAGTATGCGCAGGAGAGGAAGGCGTTCGGCCGGGAGATCGCCCAGTTCCAGGCGATCCAGTTCATGCTGGCCGACATGGCCATGGGCATCGAGGCCGCACGGGGGCTGGTCTACCGGGCGGCGGAGATGGTGGAGGAGGAAGGCCGGGGAGGGCGACGGCTAGTGCGGGCCAACCGCTACTCCTCCATGGCCAAGTGCTTCGCCTCCGACATGGCCATGAAGGTGACCACCGACGCCGTCCAGATCTTCGGGGGATACGGGTACATCAAGGACTTCCCGGTGGAGCGCTACATGCGGGACGCGAAGATCACCCAGATCTACGAGGGCACCAACGAAATCCAGAGGATCGTCATCGCGAGGAGCTACCTCTCGGAAGGAGCGTGA
- a CDS encoding citrate/2-methylcitrate synthase, translating into MSATRGGLEGVVAASSAVSFIDGERSELTYRGYPVPDLARRATFEEVTYLLLEGELPTRSQLEAFAQELERLRPLPGAVLERLGQLPKEAPMDLLRTGISILGHYDPDGESTDPAARKRVVMRLVARMGTLVAAIGRLRRGLAPVPPSVEHDPTGRSTAWQLLFMLQGRAPDPEYTRLLDMALTLHADHELNASTFTGRVIAATLSDIYSSVVGAIGALKGPLHGGANEAARRTFEQIGEASQAAPWTRAALERKERIMGIGHRVYKHFDPRAELLREELTALRDRPEVGPWLEIALEVERVVKEEKGMHPNPDFFTAIAYGAMGIPTDLFTPVFAVSRITGWCAHLLEQYENNRLIRPRAEYVGPPPRALVPLAER; encoded by the coding sequence ATGAGCGCGACCCGGGGCGGTCTGGAAGGCGTCGTCGCCGCTTCCAGCGCCGTCTCGTTCATCGACGGTGAGCGAAGCGAGCTCACCTACCGAGGCTACCCGGTGCCCGACCTGGCCCGGCGGGCCACCTTCGAGGAGGTGACCTACCTGCTCCTGGAGGGCGAGCTACCCACCCGGTCCCAGCTGGAGGCGTTCGCGCAGGAACTGGAGCGCCTGCGCCCCTTGCCGGGCGCCGTGCTCGAGCGGTTGGGCCAGCTCCCGAAGGAGGCGCCCATGGACCTGCTGCGAACCGGCATCTCCATCCTGGGCCACTACGATCCCGACGGGGAGAGCACCGACCCGGCCGCCCGCAAGCGGGTGGTGATGCGGCTGGTGGCCCGCATGGGCACCCTGGTGGCCGCCATCGGGCGCCTGCGCCGGGGGCTGGCTCCCGTCCCACCCTCGGTGGAGCACGACCCCACCGGCCGATCCACCGCCTGGCAGCTCCTCTTCATGCTGCAGGGCCGCGCCCCCGACCCTGAGTACACCCGCCTCCTGGACATGGCGCTCACCCTCCACGCGGATCACGAGTTGAACGCTTCCACCTTCACCGGCCGGGTGATCGCGGCCACCCTCTCGGACATCTACTCCAGCGTCGTGGGGGCCATCGGCGCCCTCAAGGGGCCGCTCCACGGCGGCGCCAACGAGGCGGCCCGGCGCACCTTCGAGCAGATCGGCGAGGCTTCCCAGGCTGCGCCGTGGACCCGCGCCGCGCTGGAGCGGAAGGAGCGCATCATGGGCATCGGCCACCGGGTCTACAAGCACTTCGACCCCCGGGCCGAGCTCCTGCGCGAGGAGCTCACCGCCCTCCGCGATCGACCCGAAGTGGGTCCGTGGCTCGAGATCGCGTTGGAGGTGGAGCGGGTGGTGAAGGAGGAAAAGGGGATGCACCCCAACCCCGACTTCTTCACCGCCATCGCCTACGGGGCCATGGGGATCCCCACCGATCTCTTCACGCCTGTCTTCGCCGTAAGTCGCATCACCGGCTGGTGCGCGCACCTCCTGGAGCAGTACGAGAACAACCGGCTCATCCGGCCCCGGGCCGAGTACGTGGGTCCCCCGCCGCGGGCCCTGGTGCCGCTGGCGGAGCGCTAG
- a CDS encoding type I-G CRISPR-associated protein, Cas3-extension family, with protein sequence MSEHIAIGPPGENLLGFLATMGTFRTLTEIRPSSDVRMRWQLLPQGWRPAWHVAPDVSQEALVEALHEYLSARDGAPEFTALGNSLPVEGPAFAAFARQAADAAGATDRRLADFALAYGCELVTNDNGRIQDTALRTVGAGQQRFFDMIGKLVRGTKPEHIRQALFEVWRYRDPSPAMRWDPADDRRYAYRADDPKDSKEFPIRTERGANRLAIEALPFFPTAIVGRMLFTASFVRNERGWATRWPIWEPAIPLDVARSLMTHPELGRERPDPRRLHALGVVEVFESLRSTEDRYRNFSAARALLGAGPREVVAV encoded by the coding sequence ATGAGCGAACACATCGCGATCGGCCCACCGGGGGAGAACCTCCTGGGGTTCCTGGCGACGATGGGGACGTTCAGAACCTTGACCGAGATCCGGCCTTCGAGCGACGTCCGGATGCGATGGCAGTTGCTCCCCCAGGGATGGCGGCCGGCTTGGCATGTTGCCCCAGACGTCTCTCAGGAGGCGCTTGTCGAAGCACTGCACGAATACCTGAGTGCGAGGGACGGGGCGCCCGAGTTCACGGCCCTTGGGAACAGCCTCCCCGTGGAGGGACCAGCGTTTGCCGCGTTCGCTCGCCAAGCGGCGGACGCTGCGGGAGCGACGGATCGGAGGCTCGCGGACTTTGCGCTGGCTTACGGCTGTGAGCTCGTCACCAACGATAACGGCCGCATCCAGGACACGGCCCTTCGGACGGTCGGTGCGGGACAGCAACGGTTCTTCGACATGATCGGAAAGCTCGTGCGGGGTACGAAGCCCGAGCACATCCGTCAGGCCCTCTTCGAGGTTTGGCGCTATCGGGACCCAAGCCCGGCCATGCGCTGGGACCCGGCGGATGATCGGCGCTACGCGTACCGAGCCGACGACCCGAAGGACTCCAAGGAGTTCCCCATCCGAACCGAGCGCGGGGCGAATAGGCTCGCCATTGAGGCGCTCCCGTTCTTCCCGACAGCCATCGTGGGGAGGATGCTCTTCACGGCCTCCTTCGTGCGCAACGAGCGCGGCTGGGCCACACGCTGGCCCATTTGGGAGCCGGCGATCCCTCTGGACGTTGCGCGCTCGCTGATGACCCACCCCGAGCTCGGGCGCGAGCGACCTGATCCGAGAAGGCTGCATGCGCTGGGGGTAGTGGAAGTGTTCGAGTCCCTGCGGTCCACCGAAGACCGGTACCGGAACTTCTCGGCCGCACGAGCGCTCCTTGGCGCTGGTCCACGGGAGGTCGTTGCGGTCTAG
- the cas3g gene encoding type I-G CRISPR-associated helicase/endonuclease Cas3g — protein MITPDAFAGFLQALHGHDPFPWQERLVHRVLEGPGWPEAIGLPTAAGKTALIDIGVFALAAEACRGPADRRTPRRLFFVVDRRVVVDAAFERARKLAESLREASSGGEGILREVATALGRYGGEVPLQATILRGGMHLDHGWARFPAQPMVCVSTVDQVGSRLLFRGYGVNGSKPNNLLPIQAAFLGNDALILLDEAHMSDAFAATLKAIARYRTWAEAPVSSPWAVVQMSATLREEPAGVFRENDEDRRHEVLGPRLTASKPARLVKVPTAKATERDPRARRRAERENMEKLAAHIVAEARRVQQETKARTVGVIVNRVGTARRAFSELAGDPSIEALLLIGRSRPYERAEVLDEYLPRIRASSSVGVDAERPLFVVATQCIEVGADLDFEVLVTECAPIDALRQRFGRLDRLGRRGTSQAAVVVRADAVTGKSPSDPIYGPALARTWAWLEEHATKQPGTKVRTVDLGTAAMDAILPEGEALAELCTPARPAPVMLPGHLDLWVQTSPVPRPDPDPSLFLHGPDAQPADVQVVWRADLPEDPSLWRDVVTLLPPTSGEALALPVWAVQRWLAGGAVDDVPDLEGTPRAEEPEGPAGARRVALRWMGPDADRTQPITPGEITPGDTIVVPSSYGGCDRFGWHPASSLPVDDLGDRVSASARGKAVLRLHGALLDQALREDVPAPVPDLLEKLLTAVRQDETRSGVVQAEQRLLEHLPELDQAPGWMKTAAGALARDPSRRRFAHPAGEGVLLVGGRFLHDPVEVMAGLTDEDDETSFVGGVPLASHLQSVAQEAKATAQACGLAERVVEVLEQAGAAHDLGKLDPRFQLLLHGGDEVAAAVAEAPLAKSPMPARSRAGIQLARRASGLPAGYRHEATSLLLVEEQARGREGWEEWQRELFMHLVSSHHGCGRPFMPPVDDHQAPVVSVGHAGRRFALRPDGFARLDGGVAERFWRLTRRFGWYGLAYLEAVLRLADHRVSEREGSA, from the coding sequence ATGATCACCCCCGATGCCTTCGCCGGTTTCCTCCAGGCTCTCCACGGTCATGACCCGTTCCCCTGGCAGGAGCGCTTGGTCCATCGGGTGTTGGAAGGGCCGGGGTGGCCTGAGGCCATCGGACTACCAACCGCAGCGGGCAAGACCGCGTTGATCGACATCGGCGTCTTCGCGCTGGCGGCCGAGGCATGCCGCGGGCCCGCGGACCGGCGAACGCCCAGGAGGCTCTTCTTTGTGGTGGACCGTCGCGTGGTGGTCGATGCGGCCTTCGAGCGAGCCCGGAAGCTTGCGGAGTCACTTCGCGAAGCCTCGAGCGGCGGCGAGGGTATCCTGCGGGAGGTGGCCACCGCCCTGGGACGGTACGGTGGGGAGGTCCCCCTCCAGGCGACGATCCTTCGAGGCGGGATGCACCTGGACCACGGGTGGGCCCGCTTTCCGGCTCAGCCGATGGTCTGCGTCTCCACCGTGGACCAGGTCGGGTCACGACTCCTCTTTCGCGGGTACGGGGTGAACGGCTCGAAGCCGAACAACCTTCTGCCCATCCAAGCAGCCTTCCTGGGCAACGACGCGCTGATCCTGCTGGACGAGGCGCACATGTCGGACGCGTTCGCCGCCACGCTCAAGGCGATCGCTCGTTACCGAACGTGGGCGGAGGCGCCCGTCTCGTCGCCCTGGGCGGTGGTGCAGATGTCCGCCACCCTTCGGGAGGAGCCGGCGGGAGTCTTCCGGGAGAACGACGAGGACCGTAGGCACGAGGTCCTGGGCCCCAGGCTCACCGCGAGCAAGCCTGCACGCCTGGTGAAGGTGCCGACGGCCAAGGCAACCGAACGGGATCCTCGCGCCCGACGCAGGGCCGAACGGGAGAACATGGAGAAGCTGGCCGCCCACATAGTTGCAGAAGCCCGACGCGTCCAGCAGGAAACGAAGGCCCGCACGGTGGGCGTCATAGTCAACCGGGTGGGGACGGCGCGCCGGGCTTTCTCTGAGCTTGCCGGCGATCCCAGCATCGAAGCGTTGTTGCTGATAGGGCGGTCCCGTCCGTACGAGCGGGCCGAAGTGCTGGACGAGTACCTGCCCCGTATTCGGGCCAGCTCCTCGGTGGGTGTGGACGCAGAGCGACCGCTCTTCGTCGTGGCCACCCAGTGCATCGAGGTCGGGGCGGACCTGGACTTTGAGGTCCTCGTGACCGAGTGTGCCCCTATTGACGCCCTGCGGCAGCGTTTCGGGCGCCTCGATCGTCTCGGTCGCCGGGGCACGAGCCAAGCGGCCGTGGTGGTTCGAGCGGACGCGGTGACGGGCAAGAGCCCGTCGGATCCCATCTACGGCCCGGCGCTGGCCAGGACCTGGGCGTGGCTTGAGGAACACGCCACCAAGCAGCCCGGGACCAAGGTGCGTACCGTCGACCTCGGCACTGCTGCCATGGACGCCATCCTTCCCGAGGGTGAGGCGTTGGCCGAGCTCTGCACCCCCGCGCGGCCGGCTCCGGTGATGCTACCGGGTCACCTGGACCTCTGGGTACAGACGAGCCCCGTGCCTCGCCCCGACCCGGACCCGTCCCTCTTCCTCCACGGGCCCGATGCGCAGCCTGCGGATGTTCAGGTGGTCTGGCGGGCGGACCTGCCTGAGGACCCATCCTTGTGGCGGGACGTGGTGACGCTCCTCCCGCCGACCTCAGGCGAGGCGCTCGCCTTGCCTGTCTGGGCCGTCCAGCGCTGGCTCGCCGGGGGCGCGGTGGACGACGTGCCGGACCTGGAGGGTACGCCGCGGGCCGAGGAGCCGGAGGGACCGGCAGGGGCAAGGCGCGTGGCGCTCAGGTGGATGGGGCCCGATGCGGATAGGACGCAGCCTATCACCCCCGGGGAGATCACTCCTGGTGACACCATCGTGGTGCCGTCCTCCTATGGCGGGTGCGACCGCTTCGGCTGGCATCCGGCCTCCTCCCTCCCGGTGGACGACCTGGGCGATCGGGTGTCCGCCAGCGCAAGGGGCAAGGCCGTCTTGCGGCTTCACGGTGCCCTGTTGGATCAGGCTCTTCGAGAGGACGTCCCGGCGCCGGTCCCGGACCTCCTGGAGAAGCTCCTCACTGCGGTTCGACAGGACGAGACCCGGTCCGGGGTGGTGCAAGCAGAGCAACGGCTCCTCGAGCATCTGCCAGAGCTCGATCAGGCGCCGGGGTGGATGAAGACCGCTGCCGGGGCGCTGGCCCGGGACCCCTCTCGACGGCGCTTCGCCCACCCGGCAGGGGAAGGGGTGCTTCTGGTTGGCGGTCGCTTCCTTCACGACCCGGTAGAGGTCATGGCGGGACTGACGGACGAGGACGATGAGACGTCGTTCGTAGGGGGGGTGCCGCTCGCCTCGCACCTCCAAAGTGTGGCGCAAGAGGCCAAAGCGACCGCCCAGGCGTGCGGACTCGCGGAACGTGTGGTTGAGGTCCTCGAACAGGCTGGCGCCGCTCACGACCTGGGCAAGCTGGACCCCCGTTTCCAGCTCCTCCTTCATGGCGGAGACGAAGTGGCGGCTGCCGTGGCGGAGGCCCCGCTCGCCAAGTCACCGATGCCAGCCCGCTCACGGGCCGGCATTCAGCTTGCACGACGCGCCAGCGGCTTACCTGCAGGGTATCGCCACGAGGCGACATCGCTCCTTCTCGTGGAAGAGCAGGCCCGGGGCCGTGAAGGGTGGGAGGAGTGGCAAAGGGAGCTCTTCATGCACCTGGTGTCGAGTCACCACGGGTGTGGAAGGCCCTTCATGCCTCCCGTAGATGACCACCAGGCACCTGTAGTCTCTGTCGGACATGCAGGAAGACGGTTTGCCCTCAGACCTGACGGCTTCGCGAGGCTGGACGGCGGGGTCGCGGAGCGGTTCTGGAGGCTGACCCGGCGGTTCGGATGGTACGGCCTGGCCTACCTGGAGGCGGTGCTCCGGCTTGCGGACCACCGGGTCTCCGAGAGGGAGGGGTCGGCATGA
- the csb2 gene encoding type I-G CRISPR-associated protein Csb2: MFGLEIRYLTGRAVAQSVEDRSVPEWPPHPARVFSALVAAFCETGAAQPHRAFLEWLELQPPPVISASDAERADVPIHHVPVNDVRAPQAKAAGNGDFAAARRLLPEARPRQPRTFPSVIPHRPTVYMTWPDATPSQALLEAAAELAGRVASLGHSSSLVSLRLCEQPPAPTHVPTEPAADTVVLRVTFEGQLEALDRSYQRRGETGVWGLLPSRAQAYRTLGEATEGQRALSGVFEEMLVFRRVAGPVLPIVAADAVTQLFRAAAMAQCPEPVPEALSGHRADGAPSTRPHVAFAPLPDVGRPHADGHLMGLAAFLPKGLAGSERLQVLRALGRVTRLVMGRLGEWELERVTGTPPQRQLTPSTWMSPSTRWATVTPLLLDRFPKREGEEEELVARACRWVGLPEPSFVLTSVQSLFEGVPASHAFHREPWSKGRAAVHALVAFDQPVAGPLLLGAGRYRGLGLLRPYRRGRGIRRDAS, encoded by the coding sequence ATGTTCGGGCTCGAGATTCGCTACCTGACGGGCCGGGCGGTGGCCCAGTCTGTGGAGGATCGGAGCGTCCCCGAATGGCCTCCGCATCCCGCGCGGGTCTTCTCGGCTCTCGTGGCTGCGTTCTGTGAAACTGGAGCCGCCCAGCCCCACAGGGCCTTCCTGGAGTGGCTGGAACTACAGCCCCCTCCAGTGATCTCGGCCTCCGACGCCGAAAGGGCTGACGTCCCGATCCACCACGTTCCGGTCAACGACGTGCGGGCTCCTCAAGCGAAGGCTGCCGGCAACGGTGACTTTGCCGCGGCCAGACGCCTCCTCCCAGAGGCCAGGCCCCGCCAGCCCCGGACCTTTCCTTCAGTGATACCTCACCGTCCGACGGTGTACATGACTTGGCCTGATGCCACGCCCTCCCAGGCCCTTCTGGAGGCGGCGGCGGAGCTCGCAGGAAGGGTCGCCTCGCTCGGGCACTCCTCCTCGTTGGTCTCCCTGCGTCTTTGTGAACAGCCCCCAGCTCCCACCCACGTCCCGACGGAGCCTGCCGCAGACACGGTGGTGCTCCGGGTCACCTTCGAGGGTCAATTGGAAGCCCTGGATCGCTCCTACCAGCGCAGGGGTGAAACGGGGGTGTGGGGCCTTCTCCCATCCCGTGCGCAGGCGTACCGGACGCTAGGGGAGGCTACGGAGGGCCAGCGCGCCCTGAGCGGTGTGTTCGAGGAGATGCTGGTCTTCCGCAGGGTGGCCGGGCCGGTGCTCCCCATAGTTGCCGCTGACGCTGTGACGCAGCTATTCCGCGCGGCGGCCATGGCTCAGTGCCCGGAACCCGTTCCTGAAGCCCTGTCCGGTCATAGGGCCGACGGGGCGCCATCCACCCGGCCGCACGTCGCGTTCGCCCCACTTCCCGATGTGGGCCGCCCGCACGCAGACGGGCACCTCATGGGGCTTGCCGCCTTCTTGCCCAAGGGGCTTGCCGGCTCCGAACGCCTGCAGGTTCTGCGTGCCCTAGGGAGGGTAACCCGGTTGGTGATGGGCCGCCTGGGTGAGTGGGAGCTCGAGCGCGTGACGGGCACCCCGCCCCAGAGACAACTCACCCCGTCCACCTGGATGAGCCCTTCCACGCGGTGGGCCACGGTCACCCCGCTGCTCCTGGACCGGTTTCCGAAACGGGAAGGGGAGGAGGAAGAGCTGGTCGCCCGGGCGTGCCGCTGGGTGGGCCTGCCTGAGCCGTCCTTCGTCCTCACTTCGGTCCAATCGCTCTTCGAGGGTGTTCCCGCCTCGCACGCCTTCCATCGCGAGCCGTGGAGCAAGGGCCGGGCGGCTGTGCACGCACTGGTCGCCTTCGACCAACCCGTCGCTGGGCCGCTCCTTCTCGGGGCGGGCCGCTACCGTGGCCTCGGCCTCCTGCGACCCTACCGGCGTGGCCGCGGCATCAGGAGGGACGCGTCATGA
- the cas7g gene encoding type I-G CRISPR-associated RAMP protein Csb1/Cas7g: MDSFYARLEEAVGGRAVAIRVRTRLTPAGGAHEKVFPPTYQGGRYALEKRLVDGKAVDVVLLDSVASQANRMELALLAAWQRGSLRFPLLSVDFGTWEDLPIRRITALEAPHRIADAVFRDSFLDGTAFRDSEPGRRFVAARVANATAMLELCPTALIFGVWDSTGPLGGLGAKFQRALVSEIVGFDAVVGVRTASRVDPLPIRAEVPVYQAEPGQGAPYGWTVESSKAQRDAKGVEKPFRKKGKASELNLGNVTPDLVREERGNEPLPGGVTISHAEQTTLLSLVALRRLGFPKPATGERSPEADLAAQTLLASLSLAAVVHQRQEGYDLRSRCLLLPDDPQVFEFLGPDGNLIDTPVTLGVEESVNVFEDAVRRVREVGLPWPTRGEEEIRLTPSEELVQLIRLSMQRGTLSEGEE, encoded by the coding sequence GTGGACAGCTTCTATGCCAGGCTGGAAGAGGCGGTAGGCGGACGTGCCGTGGCTATTCGTGTGCGCACCCGCCTGACGCCTGCCGGTGGAGCTCACGAGAAGGTTTTCCCGCCCACCTATCAGGGAGGCCGGTATGCCCTGGAGAAGCGGCTGGTCGACGGGAAGGCTGTGGACGTCGTCCTCCTGGATTCGGTGGCATCCCAGGCCAACCGCATGGAGCTCGCTCTCCTCGCCGCGTGGCAGCGCGGCAGCCTGCGGTTTCCCTTGCTCTCCGTAGACTTCGGGACCTGGGAGGACCTGCCCATCCGCAGGATCACGGCGCTCGAAGCGCCACACCGGATTGCCGATGCGGTCTTTCGCGACAGCTTCCTCGACGGGACGGCCTTTCGGGACTCGGAGCCGGGACGTCGGTTCGTGGCAGCGCGTGTAGCCAACGCCACCGCGATGCTGGAGCTGTGCCCAACGGCGCTCATCTTCGGTGTCTGGGACTCCACAGGTCCTCTTGGAGGTCTTGGGGCCAAGTTCCAGCGCGCGCTCGTCTCCGAAATCGTCGGATTCGATGCTGTGGTGGGGGTGCGCACCGCAAGCCGGGTGGATCCCTTACCGATCAGAGCCGAGGTGCCAGTCTACCAGGCCGAGCCGGGTCAGGGGGCTCCTTACGGGTGGACCGTCGAGAGCAGCAAGGCGCAGCGGGATGCGAAGGGCGTCGAGAAGCCCTTCCGGAAGAAAGGAAAGGCTTCGGAACTCAACCTCGGGAACGTCACCCCAGACCTGGTGCGGGAAGAGCGAGGCAATGAGCCCCTCCCGGGCGGGGTGACCATCAGCCACGCCGAGCAGACCACCCTGCTCTCGCTCGTCGCGCTCCGACGCCTGGGCTTCCCCAAGCCGGCGACGGGGGAGCGCTCGCCGGAGGCGGACCTCGCTGCGCAGACGCTCCTTGCCTCCCTATCTCTGGCAGCTGTGGTCCACCAAAGACAGGAAGGATACGATCTTCGGTCCAGGTGCCTTCTGCTCCCGGACGATCCCCAGGTCTTCGAGTTCCTCGGCCCGGATGGCAACCTTATCGACACACCGGTTACCCTTGGGGTGGAGGAGTCTGTCAACGTCTTCGAAGACGCCGTGCGGAGGGTCCGTGAGGTCGGTCTGCCCTGGCCGACCCGGGGAGAGGAGGAGATCAGGCTCACGCCGTCCGAGGAGCTCGTCCAGCTCATCCGCCTGAGCATGCAGCGGGGTACGTTGTCCGAGGGCGAGGAGTAG
- a CDS encoding DUF4277 domain-containing protein, whose translation MARLCQQLRIRPIVNAMVRWDPTQCKVSPGTLVVALIVNLLLDREPLYKVKEFYRQRDLGLLFEEPVDVEALNDDALGRALDRLAEIDLPQLLQTVGLSAVHLGEMEVRAPCTPTPPPSRSTASLSRQRVTGSSSRHTRAKSW comes from the coding sequence TTGGCCCGCCTCTGCCAGCAGCTGCGCATCCGTCCCATCGTGAACGCCATGGTCCGGTGGGATCCCACTCAGTGCAAGGTCTCGCCGGGAACGCTCGTCGTCGCCCTCATCGTCAACCTCCTGCTCGATCGCGAGCCGCTCTACAAGGTAAAGGAGTTCTACCGCCAGCGCGACCTGGGGTTGCTCTTCGAGGAACCGGTGGACGTGGAGGCCTTGAACGACGACGCCCTTGGGCGGGCTCTCGATAGGCTGGCCGAGATCGACCTTCCCCAGCTCCTCCAGACCGTAGGGCTCTCGGCGGTCCACCTGGGTGAGATGGAAGTGCGCGCTCCGTGCACGCCGACACCACCTCCGTCTCGGTCTACGGCGAGTTTGAGCCGACAGAGGGTGACCGGAAGTTCCTCGAGGCACACCCGGGCAAAGAGCTGGTGA
- a CDS encoding ubiquitin-like small modifier protein 1 yields the protein MPRFVIPGLLQSITAGEREVPAEGGTVAEALAALTRLYPEARSRLFAEDGTLRTHVNLFVNEEDIRFLRGLETPVAESDEILIIPAMAGGS from the coding sequence ATGCCCAGGTTCGTCATTCCAGGACTGCTCCAATCGATCACCGCCGGGGAGCGGGAGGTGCCCGCCGAGGGCGGCACGGTGGCCGAGGCGCTCGCGGCTCTCACCCGCCTGTATCCCGAGGCCCGCAGCCGCCTCTTCGCCGAGGACGGCACCCTCCGCACCCACGTCAACCTCTTCGTCAACGAGGAGGACATCCGGTTCCTGCGCGGGCTGGAGACGCCCGTGGCCGAGTCCGACGAGATCCTCATCATCCCAGCCATGGCCGGCGGCTCATAG